A genomic window from Vitis riparia cultivar Riparia Gloire de Montpellier isolate 1030 chromosome 16, EGFV_Vit.rip_1.0, whole genome shotgun sequence includes:
- the LOC117934315 gene encoding uncharacterized protein LOC117934315, with protein sequence MDHNESSSVSPRKVRFAPKSPPRRKPKTTAPQPVVAEEEDEAKRAQYLLRRVNEKLRRQGPKVEKTSSVQVVFGPGAATPSDTIRTFGVPRDGNSDKSSGMELKVSTPDHEEIAVSSPSTTKPDETNGYFADATDDSAQIRKRYKEPWDYVHSYYPTTLPLRKPHSGDPEILDEAEFGEASTNLEYDEKTINPASELGLLEESEKARMFLFQLPANLPLVKQSASAKGKEIVGNSTSLEGIYASAKGKQVARSSLSSKSIGTSEHSCRLEDLAGGHMGKMLVYKSGAIKLKLGEILYDVSPGLDCTCVQDVVAINTVDKHCYALGELGKRVIVTPDVDSLLDSMIALD encoded by the exons ATGGATCACAATGAGTCCTCTTCCGTCTCTCCCAGAAAG GTCAGGTTTGCCCCGAAATCACCTCCTCGGAGAAAGCCTAAAACTACAGCCCCCCAACC AGTGGTGGCCGAAGAAGAGGACGAAGCTAAACGAGCTCAATATCTCTTACGCCGTGTTAAT GAGAAGCTCAGGAGACAAGGGCCTAAAGTTGAAAAGACat CTTCAGTACAAGTTGTGTTTGGTCCTGGAGCCGCTACTCCATCAGATACCATAAGGACATTTGGTGTTCCTAGGGATGGGAATAGTGATAAGAGCAGTGGAATGGAACTGAAAGTTTCTACCCCTGATCATGAGGAAATTGCAGTTTCTTCACCTTCAACCACAAAACCGGATGAAACCAATGGATATTTTGCAGATGCTACTGATGATTCAGCTCAGATCAGGAAAAGATATAAAGAACCTTgg GATTATGTCCACTCTTACTATCCTACTACTCTTCCTTTGAGGAAGCCTCACTCTGGTGACCCAG AAATTCTGGATGAGGCAGAATTTGGTGAGGCTTCAACTAACTTGGAATATGATGAGAAAACCATAAATCCTGCTTCAGAACTTGGGCTGTTG GAGGAGAGTGAGAAAGCAAGGATGTTTTTGTTTCAGCTTCCTGCTAATTTGCCCTTAGTTAAGCAATCAGCTAGTGCAAAGGGCAAAGAGATAGTTGGAAATTCAACATCACTGGAAGGCATTTATGCTTCTGCAAAGGGGAAACAGGTAGCTAGAAGTTCACTGTCATCAAAAAGCATAGGTACTTCAGAACATAGCTGCAGGTTGGAAGATTTAGCTGGGGGACATATGGGCAAAATGCTGGTTTACAAGAGTGGAGCAATCAAGCTGAAGCTGGGAGAAATTCTCTATGAT GTTTCACCTGGTTTAGATTGTACATGTGTTCAAGATGTGGTGGCGATCAACACAGTAGATAAGCATTGTTATGCCCTTGGAGAGCTTGGCAAGCGTGTTATTGTCACTCCTGATGTTGATTCCCTCCTGGATTCAATGATTGCCTTGGACTAA